The following coding sequences lie in one Micromonospora sp. R77 genomic window:
- a CDS encoding hemerythrin domain-containing protein yields the protein MGTTPRAEPNLLGFRVNHRTMRADTRRLAELLDRVAGGELTYDRRRATALRTYLGLLCDGIHHHHQTEDDVLWPVLERSAGGEVDLRDLSADHAALDPVLDEVRAGADELVAVLASGAPDQGRARTVAGRLAATLARLSDFLDTHIEQEERLLFPVIRRHVSVADWNSVERAVRRGGSIRFELPRLERYAEPAELAELRAIAGPVLRVLLAVMRPGFRRREAAVFGD from the coding sequence ATGGGCACCACCCCCCGCGCCGAGCCGAACCTCCTCGGCTTCCGCGTCAACCACCGCACCATGCGCGCCGACACCCGTCGGCTGGCCGAGCTGCTGGACCGGGTGGCCGGCGGCGAGCTCACGTACGACCGCCGCCGGGCGACCGCGCTGCGCACGTATCTGGGGCTGCTCTGCGACGGCATCCACCATCACCACCAGACCGAGGACGACGTCCTGTGGCCGGTGCTGGAGCGTTCGGCGGGCGGGGAGGTCGACCTGCGGGACCTCAGTGCCGACCACGCGGCGCTCGACCCGGTGCTGGACGAGGTACGGGCCGGCGCGGACGAGCTCGTCGCCGTCCTCGCCTCCGGCGCCCCGGACCAGGGGCGGGCACGTACGGTCGCGGGCCGGCTCGCCGCGACCCTCGCCCGGCTGAGCGACTTCCTGGACACGCACATCGAGCAGGAGGAGCGGTTGCTCTTCCCGGTGATCCGACGGCACGTCAGCGTGGCCGACTGGAACAGCGTGGAGCGGGCCGTCCGCCGGGGCGGCTCGATCCGTTTCGAGCTGCCCCGGCTCGAACGCTACGCCGAGCCGGCGGAGCTGGCCGAGCTGCGCGCCATCGCCGGCCCGGTGCTGCGGGTGCTGCTCGCGGTGATGCGACCGGGCTTCCGCCGCCGGGAGGCCGCCGTCTTCGGCGACTGA